In the Hylaeus volcanicus isolate JK05 chromosome 1, UHH_iyHylVolc1.0_haploid, whole genome shotgun sequence genome, one interval contains:
- the LOC128884026 gene encoding glycine receptor subunit alpha-2 isoform X1, whose amino-acid sequence MTRHSLVILCCYLYTLFDMVALHFPEEVCEPVLSTEVEGWHIKVDSLSSSTFRLSARKRGYRFFPKIERESDLEEYGRKEASLSLRDILPVNPKQYDKHRAPKYLGQPTIVYFHVTVLSIDSINEESMTYVADIFLAQSWRDSRLRLPENMSEEYRILDVDWLHNIWRPDCFFKNAKKVTFHEMSIPNHYLWLYHDKTLLYMSKLTLVLSCAMKFESYPHDTQICSMMIESLSHTTQDLVFIWNMTDPLVVNPEIELPQLDISNNYTTDCTIEYSTGNFTCIQIVFNLRRRLGYHLFHTYIPSALIVVMSWIAFWIKPEAIPARVTLGVTSLLTLATQNTQSQQSLPPVSYVKAIDVWMSSCSVFVFLSLMEFAVVNNYMGPVATKAMKGYSDEDLREAIDEFKTPMRNESGRSRSPVRPLSVQYDTCCQGRATAIYIDKFSRFFFPFSFLILNVVYWSTFL is encoded by the exons ATGACGAGACACTCTCTGGTGATCCTATGCTGCTACCTGTACACGCTCTTTGACATGGTGGCCCTACATTTTCC CGAGGAAGTATGCGAACCGGTACTTTCCACGGAGGTCGAAGGCTGGCATATTAAGGTCGATAGCTTATCGTCCAGTACGTTTCGACTTTCGGCGAGAAAGCGCGGGTACCGGTTCTTTCCGAAGATCGAAAG GGAGTCGGACCTCGAGGAGTACGGCAGAAAGGAGGCCTCTTTGTCGCTGAGAGACATCCTCCCCGTGAACCCGAAGCAATACGACAAGCACAGAGCGCCGAAGTACTTGGGCCAGCCTACCATCGTCTACTTCCACGTCACGGTGCTCAGCATCGACTCCATAAACGAGGAATCCATG ACGTACGTCGCGGATATATTTTTGGCTCAAAGTTGGCGGGACTCTAGACTCCGACTTCCGGAGAACATGTCCGAAGAGTACAGAATATTGGACGTGGACTGGCTGCACAATATCTGGAGACCCGACTGCTTCTTCAAGAACGCGAAGAAGGTCACCTTCCACGAGATGTCGATACCTAATCATTACCTCTGGCTCTACCACGACAAGACCCTGCTTTACATGTCAAA ACTGACTCTCGTTCTCTCTTGCGCGATGAAGTTCGAGTCCTACCCCCACGACACTCAAATTTGTTCGATGATGATCGAAAGCC TGTCGCACACGACTCAGGATCTGGTGTTCATCTGGAACATGACGGACCCGCTAGTGGTGAACCCGGAGATCGAGCTGCCGCAACTCGACATCTCGAACAATTACACGACCGACTGCACGATCGAGTACTCCACGGGGAACTTCACGTGCATACAGATCGTGTTCAATCTGCGCCGGCGGCTCGGCTATCACCTGTTCCACACGTACATACCGTCCGCGCTGATCGTGGTCATGTCCTGGATCGCGTTCTGGATTAAACCCGAAGCGATTCCGGCTCGGGTCACCCTAGGCGTCACGTCACTGCTAACGCTCG CGACTCAAAACACGCAGTCCCAGCAGTCGTTGCCGCCTGTTTCGTACGTGAAGGCCATCGACGTGTGGATGTCCTCCTGCAGCGTGTTCGTGTTCCTCTCGCTGATGGAGTTCGCCGTCGTGAACAACTACATGGGACCCGTGGCCACCAAAGCTATGAAGGGCTACTCGGACGAGGATCTCCGGGAGGCCATCGACGAATTCAAA ACGCCGATGAGGAACGAATCCGGAAGGAGCAGAAGTCCTGTGAGGCCTTTGTCCGTGCAATACGACACTTGTTGTCAGGGCCGGGCGACTGCGATCTACATCGACAAGTTCTCCAGATTCTTCTTCCCGTTCTCCTTTCTTATCTTGAACGTCGTCTATTGGAGCACCTTCCTGTAG
- the LOC128884026 gene encoding glycine receptor subunit alpha-2 isoform X2, with the protein MTRHSLVILCCYLYTLFDMVALHFPESDLEEYGRKEASLSLRDILPVNPKQYDKHRAPKYLGQPTIVYFHVTVLSIDSINEESMTYVADIFLAQSWRDSRLRLPENMSEEYRILDVDWLHNIWRPDCFFKNAKKVTFHEMSIPNHYLWLYHDKTLLYMSKLTLVLSCAMKFESYPHDTQICSMMIESLSHTTQDLVFIWNMTDPLVVNPEIELPQLDISNNYTTDCTIEYSTGNFTCIQIVFNLRRRLGYHLFHTYIPSALIVVMSWIAFWIKPEAIPARVTLGVTSLLTLATQNTQSQQSLPPVSYVKAIDVWMSSCSVFVFLSLMEFAVVNNYMGPVATKAMKGYSDEDLREAIDEFKTPMRNESGRSRSPVRPLSVQYDTCCQGRATAIYIDKFSRFFFPFSFLILNVVYWSTFL; encoded by the exons ATGACGAGACACTCTCTGGTGATCCTATGCTGCTACCTGTACACGCTCTTTGACATGGTGGCCCTACATTTTCC GGAGTCGGACCTCGAGGAGTACGGCAGAAAGGAGGCCTCTTTGTCGCTGAGAGACATCCTCCCCGTGAACCCGAAGCAATACGACAAGCACAGAGCGCCGAAGTACTTGGGCCAGCCTACCATCGTCTACTTCCACGTCACGGTGCTCAGCATCGACTCCATAAACGAGGAATCCATG ACGTACGTCGCGGATATATTTTTGGCTCAAAGTTGGCGGGACTCTAGACTCCGACTTCCGGAGAACATGTCCGAAGAGTACAGAATATTGGACGTGGACTGGCTGCACAATATCTGGAGACCCGACTGCTTCTTCAAGAACGCGAAGAAGGTCACCTTCCACGAGATGTCGATACCTAATCATTACCTCTGGCTCTACCACGACAAGACCCTGCTTTACATGTCAAA ACTGACTCTCGTTCTCTCTTGCGCGATGAAGTTCGAGTCCTACCCCCACGACACTCAAATTTGTTCGATGATGATCGAAAGCC TGTCGCACACGACTCAGGATCTGGTGTTCATCTGGAACATGACGGACCCGCTAGTGGTGAACCCGGAGATCGAGCTGCCGCAACTCGACATCTCGAACAATTACACGACCGACTGCACGATCGAGTACTCCACGGGGAACTTCACGTGCATACAGATCGTGTTCAATCTGCGCCGGCGGCTCGGCTATCACCTGTTCCACACGTACATACCGTCCGCGCTGATCGTGGTCATGTCCTGGATCGCGTTCTGGATTAAACCCGAAGCGATTCCGGCTCGGGTCACCCTAGGCGTCACGTCACTGCTAACGCTCG CGACTCAAAACACGCAGTCCCAGCAGTCGTTGCCGCCTGTTTCGTACGTGAAGGCCATCGACGTGTGGATGTCCTCCTGCAGCGTGTTCGTGTTCCTCTCGCTGATGGAGTTCGCCGTCGTGAACAACTACATGGGACCCGTGGCCACCAAAGCTATGAAGGGCTACTCGGACGAGGATCTCCGGGAGGCCATCGACGAATTCAAA ACGCCGATGAGGAACGAATCCGGAAGGAGCAGAAGTCCTGTGAGGCCTTTGTCCGTGCAATACGACACTTGTTGTCAGGGCCGGGCGACTGCGATCTACATCGACAAGTTCTCCAGATTCTTCTTCCCGTTCTCCTTTCTTATCTTGAACGTCGTCTATTGGAGCACCTTCCTGTAG